The proteins below come from a single Gimesia alba genomic window:
- a CDS encoding multiheme c-type cytochrome — MNDSPTPRNRILLSTIVGICAISIVSVAVVKGLKQDQNLPQTAQEDVAVARPITLIASCDTAGWIVPCGCTSNQSGGLLRRGTYVAAEQQNSKVVLVDVGGAAGGESSYNRTKFEAILQGEIQMGIAAHNLGGSEIKLGADYLQELQKKIEIPFVSANIRDADGKFIAETKRLVDASGTRLLIVGVISPQYAVSGLQISSPRDAVLAIVDQNRDLYDWLIVLAYMPEEELRRFAAELPEADVILGGATHQSIAPGSIGPTTVAAAANQGKFLVQLQPPPGNRQAGWEGRVVEMTEDFSDNEQQKQNLQAFYAELEKRDFTASETGFSPPLPVNPPAGYLIAGTESCLKCHPADCDQWERSAHAHAWKTLTRSGAHVDSDCQRCHTTGFGLPGGFVSRGQSPERIDVGCESCHGPSAAHVQNSANRTPFLARDQCVYCHDQENSPEFNYEEYWKQIIHGQQPAVAASFQQRLETGTEAKP, encoded by the coding sequence ATGAATGATTCACCTACGCCACGCAACCGGATCCTGCTGTCGACGATTGTCGGGATTTGTGCGATTTCCATCGTGAGCGTTGCTGTCGTCAAAGGGCTGAAGCAGGATCAAAACCTCCCGCAGACCGCTCAGGAGGACGTTGCCGTTGCTCGCCCGATCACATTGATCGCCAGTTGCGATACGGCAGGCTGGATTGTGCCCTGTGGCTGTACGTCGAATCAATCGGGAGGGCTGCTCCGACGCGGAACTTATGTTGCTGCTGAGCAGCAGAACTCAAAAGTGGTTCTTGTCGATGTGGGAGGCGCAGCTGGCGGAGAATCTTCCTATAACCGGACCAAATTCGAAGCAATTCTGCAGGGAGAAATTCAGATGGGAATCGCCGCTCATAATTTGGGCGGCTCGGAAATCAAACTGGGAGCCGATTACCTGCAGGAACTGCAGAAGAAAATAGAGATCCCTTTCGTCTCAGCCAACATTCGCGATGCCGATGGAAAGTTCATTGCGGAGACAAAACGTCTGGTGGACGCGAGCGGAACGCGTCTGCTGATCGTGGGCGTTATTTCGCCGCAGTATGCTGTTTCTGGCTTGCAGATCAGTTCCCCCCGCGATGCTGTATTGGCAATCGTCGATCAAAATAGAGATTTGTATGACTGGCTGATCGTGCTGGCGTATATGCCAGAAGAAGAGTTACGACGTTTTGCTGCTGAGCTGCCGGAGGCGGATGTGATTCTGGGCGGAGCCACGCACCAGAGCATCGCTCCCGGTTCCATCGGGCCGACGACTGTGGCGGCGGCAGCCAATCAGGGGAAATTTCTGGTGCAGCTGCAGCCGCCCCCCGGAAACCGCCAGGCTGGCTGGGAGGGGCGCGTGGTGGAAATGACGGAAGACTTTTCCGACAACGAGCAGCAAAAACAGAATCTGCAGGCATTTTATGCGGAACTCGAAAAACGGGATTTTACCGCGAGTGAAACCGGATTTTCTCCACCTCTGCCGGTGAATCCTCCTGCCGGTTACTTGATCGCGGGAACCGAATCCTGCCTGAAATGCCATCCGGCAGATTGCGACCAGTGGGAACGTTCGGCGCACGCACATGCCTGGAAAACATTAACCCGATCGGGGGCGCACGTCGACTCTGACTGTCAGCGATGCCACACGACGGGCTTTGGTTTACCCGGTGGTTTTGTTTCAAGGGGCCAAAGCCCTGAGCGGATCGATGTGGGCTGTGAAAGTTGTCACGGCCCTTCAGCCGCCCACGTTCAGAATTCTGCAAACAGGACACCATTTTTAGCCAGAGATCAATGTGTTTACTGCCACGACCAGGAAAACAGTCCGGAGTTCAATTACGAAGAATACTGGAAACAGATCATCCACGGTCAGCAGCCCGCCGTCGCAGCATCGTTTCAGCAACGCCTGGAAACAGGTACGGAGGCTAAACCGTGA
- a CDS encoding HEAT repeat domain-containing protein, producing the protein MSRTRRIPTGSIHLTGIVPHALVRAVRSVGLPGLLSLCVMLSPAVAQPDTEVLEARKPAVAQAEQLPWLESLPQAYQQAQQHGKPIFLRLEGKSCPYCKVLDEEIQKTVAQNELKRWMLVRLDVDQSPAAAQQMAVGPIPALRLLTPTGLVIESKDGAMAAGDLVEWLQEHYEAAAVIPEKALLATGAPDALDVIRLVKLFKKRDATLREAAIQRLLPYPDAAAPLVVNAFSEGPLASQLSALELLREWKAPVEGLDPWNPNSLSLERLQKLTGWLEQIDDTQETLVRKKLTPVELNSCSKMIDTMLTTTPEEARAVRERLARYGRLLLPEVTARLKSVETDQARERLTALRYRLVAPDRLVLEWPGGIDRLAATDVTVRHKAIDELSKRATSQEEELLLELFSDPAPLVREISLRTLTTVGGTSARKSLIQLLNDPEPNVRAAVLKQLAEKPSASIVPSIATYVEQEKDPDLVVHAVRFFREAKGNASAEALVKLFSHSSWRVRAEAAEAITKVVGRYSPQKTLHADIFMALIKLLDDEDSFVVSRAVDALAEADLVVAVEPLAKVAARHPELATSVIKALSHGEKQRVKSIPYLREFCRHKEAEVRAAAITGLCELTPKEVKEELRELLADPESSVRTAAANALFEILRFEKNPASVVSVGSPFSDAITRKLNSALANKTGATGSDTQKEDEENAPKTQTEDVPNQQHTRDYENRLQSIREGKFRAAWMFELVPLLESMLTQESVDEQLAGARALIGLGKDQHTIPRIQAILKSHPEHISSIASVLPWLLWDDRVQLFEEMIQVAPAPSDLYETVRRMAGPRDYRAVNAFWKLLTRQDMDAALAFMIIRNFRQIYFGKSYYDFDDYSTSTKKRVAADMVPHIQSSVFWQRTVALAVLLSVSREEAEKISESLLSEKSTSEPLREVAFHVYLVAQTKTQARNSAIKGLSEKSPALRKIALAYLSMGTQAVSSVMNNKLALEFNNPEDSLSQKWGLPIIPEAPDGLDPQLLKPLLNSDDLQTAAYAGYLLTLLDDPDGLPVLLDYWSYSREKDLRWTRLVFRAIAYKNEISQVPLLTSIYEQQIKPLGYYKSMTKEFYWTIRIMTGPDILALRKRIRDEIGMHRLR; encoded by the coding sequence ATGAGCAGAACAAGACGAATCCCGACAGGGAGTATCCATTTAACTGGCATCGTGCCGCATGCTCTGGTGCGAGCTGTCCGCAGTGTGGGTTTACCAGGTTTACTGTCTCTCTGCGTCATGCTGAGTCCCGCGGTGGCTCAACCAGACACTGAAGTATTGGAAGCCAGAAAACCGGCTGTTGCGCAGGCAGAGCAGTTGCCCTGGCTGGAGTCGCTGCCGCAGGCTTATCAACAGGCTCAACAGCATGGTAAACCGATCTTCTTACGACTGGAAGGAAAATCCTGTCCCTACTGCAAAGTGCTCGACGAGGAAATTCAGAAAACGGTTGCCCAGAATGAACTGAAACGCTGGATGCTGGTGCGGCTGGATGTCGACCAGTCTCCCGCTGCTGCACAGCAGATGGCCGTCGGTCCGATTCCAGCTCTGCGTCTGCTGACGCCGACCGGCCTGGTGATCGAGTCGAAGGATGGGGCTATGGCTGCAGGGGATCTCGTCGAATGGCTGCAGGAGCATTATGAGGCTGCCGCAGTCATTCCGGAGAAAGCCTTGCTGGCTACCGGCGCTCCCGATGCATTAGACGTGATTCGTCTGGTCAAACTGTTCAAAAAACGGGATGCCACACTACGTGAGGCCGCCATTCAGCGCCTGCTGCCCTATCCCGATGCCGCAGCGCCGCTGGTGGTGAATGCATTTTCCGAAGGCCCGCTCGCTTCACAACTGTCTGCACTGGAACTGCTGCGCGAATGGAAGGCCCCCGTTGAAGGACTCGATCCCTGGAATCCAAATTCTCTCAGTCTGGAACGACTGCAGAAACTGACCGGCTGGCTCGAACAGATTGATGACACACAGGAAACCCTGGTACGAAAAAAACTGACCCCGGTCGAGCTGAATTCCTGCTCCAAGATGATAGACACGATGTTGACAACGACTCCGGAAGAGGCACGCGCTGTCCGAGAACGCCTGGCCCGCTATGGTCGACTGCTGCTACCGGAAGTGACTGCTCGGTTGAAATCTGTCGAAACAGATCAGGCACGGGAACGCTTAACTGCGTTGCGTTACAGGCTGGTCGCGCCAGACAGGTTGGTGCTGGAATGGCCCGGCGGCATTGATCGACTGGCGGCGACCGATGTGACGGTCCGGCACAAGGCCATTGATGAGCTCTCAAAACGTGCGACATCACAGGAAGAAGAACTGCTGCTGGAGCTCTTCAGTGACCCGGCACCACTTGTCCGGGAAATCAGTCTGCGAACGTTGACCACAGTGGGAGGGACTTCGGCCAGGAAGTCCCTGATCCAACTCTTGAATGACCCCGAGCCCAATGTCCGCGCTGCAGTCCTGAAACAGCTCGCTGAGAAGCCGTCTGCCAGTATTGTCCCCTCAATTGCCACGTATGTGGAACAGGAAAAAGATCCGGATCTGGTTGTGCATGCGGTGCGATTCTTTCGCGAGGCGAAAGGCAATGCGTCAGCGGAAGCACTGGTCAAACTGTTTTCGCATTCCAGCTGGAGAGTGCGGGCGGAAGCCGCCGAAGCCATCACCAAGGTCGTGGGACGTTACTCGCCTCAAAAAACCTTACATGCCGATATTTTTATGGCCCTGATCAAGCTGCTGGACGATGAAGACAGCTTCGTAGTCAGTCGTGCGGTCGATGCGCTGGCAGAGGCCGATCTGGTCGTGGCTGTGGAACCGTTGGCGAAAGTGGCGGCGCGGCATCCGGAGCTGGCGACATCTGTGATCAAAGCGCTTTCCCATGGGGAAAAACAGAGAGTCAAATCAATTCCTTATCTGCGTGAGTTCTGCAGACACAAAGAAGCTGAAGTTCGCGCTGCAGCCATCACCGGTTTGTGTGAACTCACACCCAAAGAAGTGAAGGAGGAGCTGCGTGAATTGCTGGCTGATCCGGAGAGTTCCGTACGGACGGCTGCGGCAAATGCCTTGTTTGAAATTCTCCGGTTCGAAAAAAATCCCGCCTCGGTGGTGAGCGTGGGATCCCCTTTTTCAGACGCGATTACCAGGAAATTGAACTCAGCACTGGCTAACAAAACAGGAGCCACCGGGAGCGACACTCAGAAAGAGGATGAAGAAAATGCACCCAAGACCCAGACCGAAGACGTTCCCAATCAACAGCATACTCGAGATTACGAAAACAGGCTGCAGTCGATCCGGGAAGGAAAATTCAGAGCCGCGTGGATGTTTGAACTGGTGCCCTTGCTGGAATCAATGCTGACGCAGGAATCGGTGGATGAGCAGTTGGCTGGCGCTCGCGCCCTGATCGGGCTGGGAAAGGATCAGCATACCATTCCTCGAATACAGGCCATTTTAAAATCGCATCCTGAGCACATCAGCAGCATTGCCAGTGTTCTGCCCTGGTTGCTGTGGGACGATCGAGTTCAACTCTTTGAGGAAATGATTCAGGTTGCCCCCGCTCCGTCAGATTTATACGAAACGGTCCGGCGGATGGCGGGACCTCGTGATTACCGGGCAGTGAATGCATTCTGGAAACTGCTGACCCGCCAGGATATGGACGCCGCGCTGGCCTTTATGATTATCAGGAACTTCAGGCAGATTTACTTTGGGAAATCCTATTATGATTTCGATGATTATTCGACCAGCACAAAAAAACGGGTTGCGGCCGACATGGTTCCCCATATTCAATCGAGTGTGTTCTGGCAGAGAACCGTTGCTTTAGCTGTGTTGCTGTCCGTTTCCCGTGAAGAAGCCGAGAAAATTTCAGAGTCCCTGCTTTCGGAAAAGTCCACATCGGAGCCACTCCGCGAAGTAGCCTTTCATGTTTATCTTGTTGCGCAAACCAAGACGCAGGCCAGGAATTCTGCGATCAAAGGGCTTTCTGAAAAGAGTCCCGCGCTGCGTAAGATTGCGCTCGCATATCTCAGCATGGGAACCCAGGCAGTTTCGTCGGTGATGAACAATAAACTGGCGTTGGAATTCAATAACCCTGAAGACAGTCTTTCTCAAAAGTGGGGACTGCCGATTATCCCCGAAGCACCTGATGGACTCGACCCTCAATTGTTGAAGCCGTTACTGAATTCGGATGATCTACAAACCGCAGCCTATGCCGGCTATCTTTTGACGCTGCTCGATGATCCGGACGGTTTACCAGTCCTGCTGGATTACTGGAGCTATTCCAGGGAAAAGGACCTGCGCTGGACGCGGCTTGTTTTCAGGGCGATTGCCTACAAAAATGAGATATCCCAGGTGCCGCTGTTAACCTCAATCTACGAGCAGCAGATAAAGCCCCTGGGGTATTACAAGAGTATGACGAAAGAATTTTACTGGACGATTCGTATTATGACAGGACCGGATATACTCGCGTTGAGGAAACGGATTCGTGATGAAATCGGAATGCATCGACTACGTTAA
- a CDS encoding vWA domain-containing protein, translated as MFQGLTIEPLISPALWMTLAILSAALLFWYGRERVGTLSKRRWIWILSLTGLGMGAVLLILLNPIWVEPIAPPAGKPLLTILIDNSASMDIADVEEGKTRFQSAIRIAEALTKDLQSRFDVRIRKFSGNTSPTDLSELPMITPDGSFTDLTGAITSGITDDRPQGQALFLLSDGIHNGPGGIESLLDVLRTTKAMAVPVYTKTLGGNLQLKDLELLLNRPQELSFAGQNVPVEVAVKQRGLVTDKATVSLLSEGKEIESHEVRLAADATTNVLFNVKQKVPGLYRYEVRLKPLSQEATSANNSATLLLQVVKEPIRVLLLEGKPYWDGKFLMRTLAADPSLELDAVVKMSETRYLKRSLRLQPTASSGNPDSPAADIQRTESSTVLSDPHALLNDVKQISQYQVIVLGRDSECFLSEALVERLKNWVSRDGGSLVCYRGSPVASVSQELAQMLPVRWSPTRESRFRMSLTDRGANLNWLVPSAESDQSMLNQLPSLTTHAKPERLKPLAVVLARSQSSAESDPVVMYQSYGTGRVVTIEGSGMWRWAFLAPQFQKHDEIYGSLWQSLLRWLVSSVGLVPGQDMVLRSEKVRYATDEPVSALLLMREDASGDAVPSVELTDSTGKTLDTVTPVPLGDEPGVYQVLFGQLPEGRYRSFIKNTTGKTDQRSSEIAFDVRQQFLEKIEVAARSDIMARIASESGGTVIEDPNPEQFAREFQEHLSDSLPQRTVRFSAWDRWWVLICVVLIWGTAWGMRRAGGLV; from the coding sequence ATGTTTCAAGGGCTCACCATTGAACCTTTAATCTCGCCTGCGTTGTGGATGACTCTGGCGATCCTCTCAGCTGCCCTGCTGTTCTGGTATGGCAGGGAGCGGGTCGGTACGTTGTCGAAACGACGCTGGATCTGGATCCTCAGCTTAACGGGGCTCGGGATGGGGGCCGTTCTGCTGATTTTACTCAATCCGATCTGGGTTGAACCGATTGCGCCGCCCGCCGGGAAACCCCTGTTAACAATCCTGATAGACAACTCCGCCAGTATGGACATTGCGGACGTGGAAGAGGGCAAAACACGTTTTCAGTCGGCAATCAGAATCGCGGAAGCATTGACGAAAGATCTTCAGTCTCGTTTTGATGTGCGAATTAGAAAATTCTCCGGTAACACCTCTCCCACAGACTTGAGTGAATTGCCGATGATCACACCCGATGGATCCTTCACCGATTTGACGGGGGCGATCACGTCCGGTATTACCGATGATCGTCCGCAGGGCCAGGCTTTGTTTCTGCTCAGCGACGGCATTCACAACGGGCCGGGGGGGATCGAATCTCTGCTGGACGTATTACGGACCACAAAAGCGATGGCGGTTCCCGTATATACGAAAACCCTGGGCGGCAATCTGCAGTTGAAGGACCTGGAACTCCTGCTGAACCGCCCGCAGGAACTATCGTTTGCGGGGCAGAATGTACCCGTCGAAGTGGCAGTGAAACAACGCGGACTCGTAACTGATAAAGCGACGGTCAGCCTGCTGTCTGAGGGCAAAGAAATCGAGAGCCATGAAGTGCGGCTGGCAGCCGATGCGACGACGAACGTACTTTTCAATGTCAAACAAAAAGTGCCAGGGCTGTATCGATATGAAGTCCGTCTGAAACCGTTATCTCAGGAAGCCACTTCGGCTAATAACTCGGCGACATTGCTGCTACAGGTTGTGAAGGAGCCGATCCGTGTCTTACTGCTGGAAGGGAAACCGTACTGGGATGGAAAATTCCTCATGCGAACTCTGGCTGCCGATCCTTCGTTGGAACTGGATGCGGTCGTTAAAATGTCAGAAACCAGATATCTGAAACGGTCACTTCGTCTGCAACCAACAGCCAGTTCAGGCAATCCCGATTCACCGGCTGCGGACATTCAGCGGACCGAATCTTCCACGGTACTCTCCGATCCGCATGCACTGCTGAATGATGTGAAGCAGATTTCACAATACCAGGTGATCGTGCTGGGGCGAGACTCCGAATGTTTCTTGTCGGAAGCGCTGGTCGAGCGATTGAAAAACTGGGTTTCACGCGATGGCGGATCTTTAGTCTGCTATCGTGGGTCACCGGTGGCCAGCGTCAGCCAGGAGTTGGCACAAATGTTGCCGGTGCGCTGGTCGCCGACCCGGGAATCCCGTTTTCGCATGAGTCTGACCGATCGTGGTGCAAACCTGAATTGGCTGGTGCCTTCCGCAGAAAGTGATCAGAGCATGCTCAATCAACTACCTTCGCTGACCACGCACGCAAAGCCAGAGCGCCTGAAGCCGCTGGCGGTTGTGCTGGCCCGTTCACAAAGTTCCGCAGAAAGTGATCCTGTTGTCATGTACCAGTCTTACGGCACAGGACGTGTTGTGACAATTGAAGGCTCCGGAATGTGGCGCTGGGCGTTTCTGGCACCGCAGTTCCAGAAACATGACGAAATTTACGGTTCTCTCTGGCAAAGTCTGTTGCGCTGGCTCGTCTCCAGTGTGGGGCTGGTGCCCGGCCAGGATATGGTCTTAAGATCGGAAAAAGTCAGATACGCCACCGATGAGCCCGTCTCCGCTTTGTTACTGATGCGCGAAGACGCCAGCGGGGATGCGGTCCCGTCCGTTGAGCTGACTGATTCTACTGGAAAAACGCTCGACACTGTCACACCGGTTCCCCTGGGAGATGAGCCGGGAGTTTATCAGGTTTTGTTTGGTCAGTTGCCAGAAGGCCGCTATCGTTCTTTTATCAAAAATACAACAGGAAAAACGGATCAAAGATCGTCCGAGATCGCCTTTGATGTCCGTCAGCAGTTCCTGGAAAAAATCGAGGTGGCAGCCCGCTCTGATATTATGGCGAGAATCGCCAGTGAAAGTGGGGGTACCGTGATCGAGGATCCCAATCCAGAGCAGTTCGCCCGGGAATTTCAGGAACACCTTTCCGATTCACTTCCCCAGCGGACCGTTCGCTTTTCCGCCTGGGATCGCTGGTGGGTATTAATATGTGTGGTGCTGATCTGGGGCACGGCCTGGGGAATGAGACGGGCAGGGGGATTAGTATGA
- a CDS encoding DUF4159 domain-containing protein — MMVTPKKLDRKSKQKWFQLTVLLGALVVWGMHGAAQQVTPRKAKSQAAASTSGTPESSQTESDKSKTQQRVPDPKQVGRESESIVQVANLVYAGVKSSQCFSDHFLVEVEKHSAISTSRRFHAVKLSSDELFNFPMVIMTGEGEFRLTDAERKNLRTYVERGGLLLASAGCSSGEWDRSFRKEMATVFPKNSLSQIAMNHPVFNTVFEIKKLVAKHGKPRPLNGVSYEGRLGVIYSQDGLNDTAHTQGCCCCGGNEIKNCVQINANILAYSLIY, encoded by the coding sequence ATGATGGTAACCCCCAAAAAATTAGATAGAAAATCGAAACAAAAATGGTTTCAATTGACTGTGCTGCTGGGGGCACTTGTTGTTTGGGGGATGCATGGTGCTGCTCAGCAAGTGACCCCTCGAAAAGCGAAATCGCAGGCGGCCGCTTCGACTTCTGGTACGCCAGAATCCAGTCAGACAGAGTCGGACAAAAGCAAAACACAGCAACGAGTTCCAGATCCCAAGCAGGTCGGTCGGGAGTCGGAAAGCATTGTCCAGGTCGCCAACCTGGTTTATGCCGGTGTCAAAAGCAGCCAGTGTTTTTCAGATCACTTTCTGGTTGAAGTCGAAAAACATTCAGCGATCTCTACCAGTCGTCGATTCCACGCGGTCAAACTCAGTTCCGATGAACTGTTCAATTTTCCGATGGTGATTATGACGGGAGAGGGGGAGTTCCGGCTGACCGATGCGGAGCGGAAAAACCTGAGAACCTACGTTGAACGAGGGGGGCTGCTGCTGGCTTCCGCAGGCTGTTCATCGGGAGAGTGGGATCGCTCATTCCGCAAAGAGATGGCCACTGTCTTTCCCAAAAATTCACTGAGCCAGATCGCAATGAATCATCCCGTTTTTAACACGGTATTTGAAATCAAAAAATTAGTGGCCAAACACGGGAAGCCGCGTCCGCTCAATGGAGTTTCGTATGAGGGACGACTGGGAGTGATTTATTCCCAGGACGGCTTAAATGATACCGCACATACTCAAGGTTGCTGCTGTTGTGGCGGTAATGAAATCAAGAACTGCGTCCAGATCAATGCGAATATTCTCGCTTACTCATTGATCTATTAG
- a CDS encoding DUF58 domain-containing protein: MSTDSKSPFLELKALAALEHMRFSTRQRIEGAYSGRHQSRQKGGAGEFTDYREYSDGEDLRRLDWKVMARTGKAYVRLFQDEKNLLCTLAIDASASMKFGAQSSSDLRGSKMEYAQYLSSALSHVICRGQDQVGLAILTDRLQEYLLPGSTPGHVAHIQQLISEIQPVPETRMSGAMQQLFEQSKSRGVLMLMSDFLVEDLDELFAAVRLFRHRQSEVIILHLIHPDEERLPAGTAYRFEGLENEGSVDCSPAEIQSLYQQRFQAHTDSVRTLSLTNGCDYLRISTAIPYLQTLGEFLVEREG, translated from the coding sequence ATGAGTACAGATTCAAAAAGCCCGTTTCTTGAGCTAAAAGCATTAGCTGCTTTGGAGCATATGCGATTCTCAACGCGGCAGCGCATTGAGGGGGCCTATAGTGGACGGCACCAGTCTCGCCAAAAGGGAGGAGCAGGAGAGTTCACTGACTACAGGGAATACTCGGATGGAGAAGACCTGCGGCGGCTCGACTGGAAAGTGATGGCGCGCACCGGCAAGGCATATGTGCGGCTTTTTCAGGACGAAAAAAATCTGTTATGTACCCTGGCCATCGATGCCAGTGCCTCAATGAAATTCGGAGCACAAAGCAGTTCAGACCTGCGGGGCTCCAAAATGGAATATGCCCAGTATCTGTCTTCCGCTTTGTCGCATGTGATTTGCCGTGGACAGGATCAGGTAGGACTGGCAATTCTGACCGATCGACTGCAGGAGTATCTGTTGCCTGGAAGTACACCAGGGCATGTTGCTCATATTCAGCAGCTGATTTCAGAGATTCAGCCCGTGCCGGAAACCCGTATGTCCGGGGCAATGCAGCAGCTATTTGAACAGAGTAAGTCGCGCGGCGTTCTGATGTTGATGAGCGATTTTCTCGTTGAAGATCTAGATGAGTTGTTTGCAGCCGTGCGTTTGTTTCGTCACCGCCAGTCAGAAGTCATCATCCTGCATCTGATTCATCCTGATGAAGAACGGCTGCCTGCAGGCACGGCGTATCGTTTTGAAGGTCTGGAGAATGAAGGGAGTGTCGATTGTTCGCCGGCTGAAATACAGTCGCTCTACCAGCAGCGTTTCCAGGCGCACACCGACTCCGTACGAACCTTGTCGCTTACGAATGGATGTGACTATCTGCGTATATCGACGGCGATTCCCTATCTGCAGACGCTCGGGGAATTTCTGGTTGAACGAGAGGGGTAA
- a CDS encoding BatA domain-containing protein — MFLHPWILLLGALAIGLPLLIHKLTQPKPTRVPSSTIRFIQSAVQQRRKHHRLRDFIVLTLRTLAVALLTFALARPLIGLQRQEEPVDQTRVVRVVVMDLSQSMATRIRNVELFERGRPLASKKLGYQADLKADLILAGARSRAVFGTPSTNLPALQQELAAAAPRPEKLNVQLALNMASDLLLQESGENTDIRRELVFVSDFQRSNWANANFSVLPEDTEIQLLSVAGEETPPNLAILNVSTQGRAEVGQELQLVVDVGNYSSTPRQVQVDIALGDAVYQIKGLCSPRSRTRLSDKIIPREAGWLTGEAKLVGINDALPVDDRRPCAIEIRQPPAYVLITRQPANQRPSSSYYLERGLLPVEPRDTQNSSRLVRLDPDNFDTQVLAEADVIVLDHPGRLSLEAIRHLAALLRRGRGILYVAAEPIDATNLRLLSEAIGEGGQLPVDFFPPALTERRQDLLLTEPQHDRAPFSIFGDNLNAAIEPLRFSGGLSSRRKENALEDDILASLSDRSALLVVSSHDSGVLAVFNADLGSSNLHQSPIYVPLLAELVQNYILHRGQGNEERICGEAFDVDLPAETGSLQGLKISGPRLQTESLGSLSQEAYGLVWSAEGIDKPGVYRVQRQQGTEYALVVALSPDESDLRSLTSEVLQKRLAGERRIQFNTIDHTEATETDLIWTWLAIACMFCLIGEIVALKLFRT, encoded by the coding sequence ATGTTTTTACATCCGTGGATCTTGTTACTGGGAGCGCTGGCCATTGGTTTGCCGTTGCTGATTCACAAACTGACTCAGCCGAAGCCAACCCGTGTACCCAGTTCCACAATTCGCTTCATTCAGAGTGCGGTGCAACAGCGTCGTAAACATCACCGGTTGCGCGATTTTATTGTTTTAACGTTGAGAACGCTTGCCGTCGCTTTGCTGACCTTTGCACTGGCACGCCCTCTGATCGGTCTGCAGCGGCAAGAGGAACCCGTCGATCAGACCAGGGTCGTTCGAGTTGTTGTCATGGATTTGAGTCAGAGCATGGCAACACGAATCCGTAACGTCGAGCTTTTTGAGCGTGGGCGACCACTGGCGTCGAAAAAGCTGGGATACCAGGCCGATCTGAAGGCAGATCTGATTCTGGCAGGTGCGCGATCGAGGGCCGTGTTCGGCACTCCTTCCACAAACCTTCCCGCACTACAGCAGGAACTGGCTGCAGCGGCTCCCCGACCGGAAAAGTTAAACGTCCAGCTGGCTTTGAATATGGCTTCTGATCTGTTGCTTCAGGAAAGCGGTGAAAATACTGATATTCGGCGTGAGCTGGTCTTTGTGAGCGACTTTCAGCGTTCGAATTGGGCCAATGCAAACTTTTCCGTTCTGCCTGAGGATACTGAAATTCAACTGCTGTCTGTGGCTGGTGAAGAAACGCCGCCCAATCTGGCAATTCTCAATGTTTCCACGCAGGGCCGGGCAGAGGTGGGGCAGGAATTGCAGCTTGTGGTCGACGTCGGGAATTATTCTTCCACACCGCGACAGGTTCAGGTCGACATTGCTCTGGGTGATGCCGTCTATCAAATCAAAGGACTCTGTTCGCCCCGTTCCAGAACAAGATTGTCCGACAAAATCATTCCCCGCGAAGCGGGCTGGTTAACCGGTGAGGCAAAGCTGGTGGGAATCAATGATGCCCTTCCGGTCGACGACCGTCGCCCCTGTGCGATTGAAATTCGACAACCTCCGGCCTATGTGCTGATCACCAGGCAGCCCGCCAACCAGCGACCCTCTTCGAGTTACTATCTTGAACGTGGTCTGCTGCCCGTGGAACCGCGAGATACTCAAAACAGTTCTAGGCTGGTCCGACTGGATCCGGACAATTTTGATACCCAGGTGCTTGCAGAGGCAGATGTGATTGTGCTGGACCATCCAGGTCGACTGTCGCTCGAGGCAATCAGACATCTGGCTGCATTACTTCGCCGCGGGCGGGGAATTCTTTATGTAGCTGCGGAGCCGATCGATGCCACCAACTTACGACTGCTGTCTGAGGCAATTGGTGAGGGGGGGCAATTGCCGGTCGATTTTTTCCCCCCTGCGTTAACGGAACGACGCCAGGACCTGTTGCTGACAGAGCCGCAGCATGATCGTGCACCATTTTCCATTTTTGGCGACAACCTCAATGCAGCAATCGAACCGTTACGTTTTTCAGGCGGGCTCTCTTCGCGTCGCAAAGAAAATGCATTGGAAGACGATATTCTCGCTTCCTTAAGCGATCGATCAGCGCTGCTGGTTGTCAGCTCGCATGATTCCGGAGTTCTGGCTGTCTTCAATGCGGATCTGGGGAGTTCCAACCTGCACCAGTCTCCGATTTATGTGCCCCTGCTGGCCGAGCTGGTGCAAAACTACATCCTGCACCGCGGGCAGGGGAATGAGGAACGGATCTGCGGGGAAGCCTTTGATGTCGATCTACCCGCCGAAACAGGTAGTCTGCAGGGATTGAAAATCAGCGGCCCTCGTCTTCAAACGGAAAGTCTCGGGAGCCTTTCTCAGGAAGCGTATGGTCTGGTCTGGAGTGCTGAGGGGATTGACAAGCCCGGCGTCTATCGAGTCCAGCGTCAACAGGGCACAGAGTATGCATTGGTGGTGGCCCTGTCACCGGACGAAAGCGATTTAAGGAGCCTGACTTCCGAGGTTTTACAAAAACGTCTGGCTGGGGAACGCCGGATCCAATTCAATACGATTGATCATACTGAAGCAACTGAGACCGATCTGATCTGGACCTGGCTGGCGATCGCCTGCATGTTCTGTCTGATTGGCGAGATTGTTGCGCTCAAACTGTTTCGTACCTAA